The DNA sequence CGTTGAAAGGAACGTTAAAACAATTGAAagtagaaacaaaataaaaaactttcaatACTTGCCCGCTTACAACATTCAAGATGAATTAAAAAGCAGTAAACTTGGAAAAGTATCATTTCTTAATTCTGAGACGGTTAGAGACGTATCCACACTATCATATATAGATGTCAGTCAAGACAGCAACTCGATTTACGTAGGAACTGGAATATGTTTGCTGCCAAATGACCGCCTTGCTCTAATAGACAATCAGTATGAAACATGCAAACTGATTGACCACAAGCGTAAACTAGTTACGTTTTGCATAAAGCTTAATTCGCCCCCTTTTGGTGTTACAAAAATGCCCGAAAACCAGATCGCAGTAACATTTCCTGATCTAGGAGAAATAAAAGTTCTGACAGTCTCTCCAGATGATGATACCTTAGTCGAGAAAAGTACTATAAACATCGGCAATGGCTGCTGTGGGATACATCAATCTAACTCGAAACTTATAGTCGCTTTCAAAAAATGCTATCGGAGTAAACCACGGGTACACATTCTTGATACAAATGGAACTGTTTTAAATGTTCTCGAAAATGATTGTTATGGAAATCCACTGTTTGCTTCGCCACACTATGTCACTGTGAGTCCAGATAATTCAACCATTTATGTGTCAGATAAAATAGGTAAAGCTGTTATTGGCATGACTGTAGATGGCAAAGTAAAATCAGTTTACAAAATGGAAACTAAACCAGGTGGGATAACTATTGATGGAGctggttcggtgtatgtgtgtgccGTTAGAGATAAGACTGACGTGTCTATGGAGGTAGATATCGTTCAGCTGTCTGAGAACTGTGAAAAACTACAGACCCTAGTACCATTAAACAAACATTATAGTGCTATTGCTTACTGTGATGAAAGCAAAACATTCTACCTTACAGGAATTTCGGAATTTAAAAACAATCATGTTTTAGctattaaaactgataaaagttgaaaccccATCACTGAGAACTTGAAAGAAACAGCCGACAATTTAGcaaaagataattatatttttcacctTACTGATGATCATCACAATTTATCATTTTCAGGTTATCAAAACAAATCGATCATATTTTGCAAGCTACGTTATTCTTTCAGCAGAACTTTGATCAATGACTGGAAGGTGCATTTTTGGGACAGCACATAATTTTTAACAGTCGTATTACTGTATACATGAACATGGTGATAAACATAATTCATATAATAACATGTCGTGTCAAATGTACTGTAAATTCTAATTAAGTGACTATGGTCGGCCATATAGTTAATTATTTGTGTGGATGAGACTGGTGCTGCTCTTTTTGTAACACGGGAGGTATTTGTTGTATCTTATAGTCCTCAGAATTACGAGGTTTTTAGTGATATTAGGTCCTTGAATATGATACCGAAATGTTTTGATTTCTAGCTTATATGCATTCTTGTAGGATTTATTATCTATCTAAGCAACTgtctttaagtgtcgtgtggtGGTCGTAAATGGTCTCCCTGTATTTGGATCCATTGTTGTTGTACGTCCTGGTTCTTTGAAATCATGGaaaacagattcagtcaaaccaaACTAGCGAGTTTTGTTAGGTTCCGTATCTACGCTTCAAAAGAAAAGGATCTTTTCATAGACTTTATTAAGACGATTGATATGACTTTTATAGTCAAAATAGTCTtacatatttatcattattattattattattattgttgttgttgttgttgttgtttgttatcattattattataccagatttatatagctgTTACATTGCTAACATAATGCAGACCACATTGCTTGAGCAGTCTCCTCAATGTGTACACTATATAAGATGTAGCTTAATTAACTGGTCATCCATCTGTCCCTTCATCTGTTTGTCATCCGCGCCATAATGTTTTACCTTCCTTGAAAGTGTTTCAGATACTTCCATAATATGAGGAGGTGCAGGACGCAACCTTCCGTCATGTCATGTGACGATaagatcaaatttaaaaattcatgTTCGCTAGATGTGTCTTTTTATCCATGTGAAGGagtttcaaataatttttatataaacgtTTCGCACGATAAGACGACATGCAGAACAGTTTTAAGATCAGTTTCATACTGGGTGATCAAGGATCACAGAACTAGTTTTTTCTGCTTCTTTTCTCCAAACCTCTTTTACGGATTTTCAactaacttggcacaaatattatATTTGTTGCTAAAATGTTACAACTTGCAGCACACATCTTTCAGTCGTgtcatttcaaaatcattttcataTAGTAAGATCAAAAGTTAGATGAGTCGATTTTCATGTCTACTCTTTATATTTTAAACCCATTTAAACGAGTACAAATGTTTGCcataaatcagacgataaacataATGCAACTATATAATACGTAGGTGCAAGGCCATCAACTCACTTGAAGGGGTATAGGAGATATGCGCTTTATGTCAACATTTCATAAGTTGGTCTGGTTTGATATCTTCAGTTATCCAGTTTTATCTATGGAAAATAACTTTCACAATTTTGTCATTTGCTGAATAAAATATCTAGATGAAATTTTCAATAGCAAAGGAAAATTCAAACAAATACCACATCTAAAATTTTATGCGACAAAGCTAGCAGCAACTGTTGCAGTCTTAGACCACAAGAATCTGAGATGCGTTCTCTCACTCTC is a window from the Mercenaria mercenaria strain notata chromosome 7, MADL_Memer_1, whole genome shotgun sequence genome containing:
- the LOC128558249 gene encoding uncharacterized protein LOC128558249, translating into MASFNCGNDSNNATEKEDTDKSSDFSVSFTEGSDEIKHDLRHSILHSSDVVSEISSSGGNVVQFYCDSCKEDNKCLPAEGFCVNCDEYLCMKCFSFHKKQKALKLHVLKDKLNMPKNRAHVNIHDVCVDKCSSHTDRVIEYFCKSCDQLGCSVCIVTGHRTCNDVDFIPDIIEGIENSEEYSHLIGCMKDLSVKLDHQKNRVASNIERSNDFRRKAKEKVKQQRAEINDIFDLLENETHSNVDEIYQEDQGKLSSISDRVISLTSDLSEMTSDLQRKSKYRCQLFVAAKKIKQNMSVVERNVKTIESRNKIKNFQYLPAYNIQDELKSSKLGKVSFLNSETVRDVSTLSYIDVSQDSNSIYVGTGICLLPNDRLALIDNQYETCKLIDHKRKLVTFCIKLNSPPFGVTKMPENQIAVTFPDLGEIKVLTVSPDDDTLVEKSTINIGNGCCGIHQSNSKLIVAFKKCYRSKPRVHILDTNGTVLNVLENDCYGNPLFASPHYVTVSPDNSTIYVSDKIGKAVIGMTVDGKVKSVYKMETKPGGITIDGAGSVYVCAVRDKTDVSMEVDIVQLSENCEKLQTLVPLNKHYSAIAYCDESKTFYLTGISEFKNNHVLAIKTDKS